One segment of Anopheles stephensi strain Indian chromosome 3, UCI_ANSTEP_V1.0, whole genome shotgun sequence DNA contains the following:
- the LOC118514491 gene encoding LOW QUALITY PROTEIN: uncharacterized protein LOC118514491 (The sequence of the model RefSeq protein was modified relative to this genomic sequence to represent the inferred CDS: deleted 2 bases in 2 codons) codes for MSQPQSIGDVIDTRRRSRSKTPGMMNLRVSSERELNGLETSPGRKVRKPPTVGVIAEEEPSAAAGVVQKSATPTQARSNPARTARNVTSDYSSEDISPDRARQAATAVAANAQLSKAMSQLTQSTVNTTTTTKTVQETTVVIGGGKETVSTRQTITQSSTNNSATNADDKERTTTTTAAGKETLSTSPKKDADGVQKVQTHSTATRSSKASVTAAAAVIRTSTPKNAAQKLASAKVILTPEELQQHAAYKEYLEAGEYWNKYPKTDYTYSELSPHRREVAPGLVAMPNMSRPSLNKHAERVQTMIERNPEQEAYIRERYTSARSRLIRSNPYDSNDESDGRLSQSRSSNTHRQQHRATIEQRSIVSRFFLSIVTLCFTCVDSVRSVFRRREEHHMYYTRIEDERGFFARVSDGMMSFFVNVFKRIYLFISSVLFLDAWLLQTAAANSEQQLQRGQRKRRFLLFLLVLLPFLLIGAFLLADEDQTIVLPASSRATLALSSLSRILPSNLRQSDPDVEYFYRLLSEQNANLREKLVSATAFLPTVSSLFGWPWSWMGGGGASRKDTPYPEAIRATLQRTLSKEEFEELMRYIDGYIDGVMEQKYASTVARLTTESLAKSVAPPEITVAQVIEESLRSYNYQLTDGDVDRVAQSVQQSLRANYPRLFDQAAATSKDGSSNVALSKEYIAEIQRLVEQHITVQNNRYVIGGPQLEEILARILSSDRLSALIDQRIAGAVQSEARAVAAEQRDREALVDDLRKELTDIKTHFSEQLLSSSAQWDERLQLVRQDQALFEQQLKAYRLESDKLYQTLLADIDNRLNALREERYEGVNRVVRENIITILGLSVKQDIADGDLRAWLNGLFVARDELERRLVELQAKVTVDVREEIERTAGRLMKEVGEQLRVEMMVRLREEAQAAAGGDGDPAPTTTTTSTSNLTEDDVKRIVRDALVVYDADKTGMVDYALESAGGQVLSTRCTESYQASSAEFRIFGIIPIWYPSNTPRTVISPTMEPGQCWAFQGFPGYLVIQLNTEILVTGFTLEHISKLLVSNGSISSAPKHFTVWGLVALNDPEPVLLGSYEYLDQLGSSVQYFPVQNRDWQRPLQIVELRIESNHGNIHYTCLYRFRVHGDKP; via the exons ATGTCTCAACCACAGAGTATCGGCGATGTAATAGATACCCGGCGACGGTCACGTTCGAAAACTCCCGGCATGATGAACCTACGCGTCAGCAGCGAACGTGAGCTGAACGGGTTGGAAACGTCACCCGGTCGGAAGGTACGCAAACCGCCCACGGTCGGCGTGATCGCGGAGGAGGAACCTTCAGCCGCCGCCGGCGTCGTGCAGAAATCGGCTACACCGACCCAAGCGCGCTCCAATCCCGCGCGAACTGCTCGTAACGTGACGTCAGACTACTCGTCCGAGGATATCTCGCCGGACCGTGCCCGCCAGGCGGCAACTGCCGTGGCAGCAAACGCACAGCTGTCCAAAGCAATGAGCCAGCTGACGCAATCGACCGTCAATACCACCACAACGACGAAAACCGTCCAGGAAACGACGGTCGTGATCGGTGGCGGGAAGGAAACGGTCAGCACCCGGCAAACGATCACACAgtccagcaccaacaacagtgCAACGAATGCGGATGATAAGGAAAgaaccaccacaaccaccgcaGCCGGCAAGGAAACGCTTTCGACGTCACCAAAGAAAGATGCCGATGGCGTGCAGAAGGTGCAGACCCACTCAACCGCCACGCGAAGTAGCAAGGCTTCCGTGACGGCCGCCGCTGCCGTTATACGTACGAGCACGCCCAAGAATGCCGCCCAAAAGCTGGCCTCCGCTAAGGTTATCCTTACGCCGGAAGAGTTGCAGCAGCATGCCGCCTACAAAGAGTACCTGGAGGCGGGCGAATACTGGAACAAGTACCCGAAGACGGATTACACCTACTCGGAGCTTTCGCCCCATCGGCGCGAAGTAGCACCGGGCCTGGTGGCGATGCCCAACATGTCACGGCCCAGCTTAAACAAGCACGCCGAACGGGTGCAAACGATGATCGAGCGCAATCCCGAGCAGGAAGCGTACATCCGGGAGCGCTACACCTCGGCCCGGTCCCGGTTGATTCGATCGAATCCGTACGATTCGAACGATGAGTCGGATGGGCGGCTGTCGCAGAGCAGGAGCAGCAACACCCACCGACAGCAGCACCGTGCAACGATCGAGCAGCGTTCGATCGTGAGCCGATTCTTCCTGTCGATCGTAACGCTCTGCTTTACGTGTGTCGATTCCGTGCGCAGCGTGTTCCGCCGCCGGGAGGAACACCACATGTACTACACGCGCATCGAGGACGAACGAG GTTTCTTTGCCCGTGTGTCCGACGGTATGATGTCCTTCTTCGTGAACGTTTTCAAGCGCATCTATCTCTTCATCTCATCCGTCCTATTTCTGGACGCTTGGTTGCTGCAAACGGCGGCAGCTAACAGCGAACAGCAGCTGCAACGTGGACAGCGAAAGCGTCGCTTCTTGCTGTTTCTGCTGGTTCTGCTACCATTCTTGCTGATCGGAG CGTTCCTACTTGCGGACGAAGATCAGACGATCGTTCTGCCTGCATCGTCCCGTGCcacgctcgctctctcgtcGCTGTCCCGGATCCTGCCTTCCAATCTAAGGCAGTCGGATCCGGACGTGGAGTATTTCTATCGATTGTTGAGCGAACAGAATGCAAACCTGCGTGAGAAGCTGGTTTCCGCCACCGCTTTTCTGCCCACCGTTTCGTCACTGTTCGGCTGGCCGTGGAGTTggatgggtggtggtggtgccagcAGGAAAGACACTCCATACCCGGAAGCCATACGTGCCACGCTGCAGCGTACCCTAAGCAAGGAAGAATTTGAAGAGCTGATGCGCTACATCGATGGATATATCGATGGCGTGATGGAGCAAAAGTACGCCTCCACGGTTGCACGGTTGACGACTGAATCGCTGGCGAAGAGTGTCGCTCCACCGGAAATCACCGTCGCGCAGGTGATCGAGGAAAGCTTAAGGTCCTACAACTACCAGCTAACCGACGGTGACGTTGATAGGGTGGCG CAGAGCGTTCAGCAATCGTTGCGTGCGAACTATCCGCGGCTGTTTGACCAGGCCGCAGCCACCTCGAAGGATGGTAGCAGCAACGTTGCACTGTCGAAGGAATACATCGCCGAGATTCAGCGGTTAGTGGAGCAGCACATTACGGTACAGAACAATCGCTACGTTATCGGCGGACCGCAGCTGGAAGAAATTTTGGCACGCATATTATCGTCCGACAGGCTGAGCGCTTTAATCGATCAAAGGATCGCCGGTGCGGTACAGTCCGAGGCACGTGCTGTGGCTGCCGAGCAGCGCGATCGAGAAGCATTGGTGGACGACCTGCGCAAAGAGCTAACCGACATTAAG ACACACTTTAGCGAGCAGTTGCTGAGCAGCAGCGCGCAATGGGACGAACGGCTTCAGCTGGTGCGCCAAGATCAGGCACTGTTCGAGCAACAGCTGAAAGCGTATCGGCTAGAAAGCGACAAACTGTACCAGACTCTGTTGGCCGACATTGATAACCGATTGAACGCGCTGCGGGAAGAACGGTACGAGGGGGTGAACAGAGTGGTGCGCGAGAATATTATCACCATTTTAGGGCTAAGCGTAAAGCAAGACATCGCCGACGGGGATCTTCGGGCGTGGCTTAATGGATTGTTTGTGGCACGGGACGAGCTGGAGCGGCGGCTCGTGGAGCTTCAGGCGAAGGTGACTGTGGACGTGCGGGAAGAAATCGAACGAACGGCGGGTCGGTTGATGAAGGAAGTAGGCGAACAGTTGCGTGTGGAAATGATGGTTCGGTTGCGGGAAGAAGCACAGGCGGCCGCGGGTGGAGACGGTGATCCTGCaccgacgaccacgacgacaaGCACGTCCAATCTTACCGAGGACGATGTGAAGCGGATCGTTCGCGACGCGCTCGTCGTGTACGATGCGGACAAGACGGGTATGGTCGATTATGCGCTGGAGTCGGCCGGCGGTCAGGTGCTGTCGACACGGTGCACCGAAAGCTATCAGGCCAGCTCGGCCGAGTTTCGCATTTTCGGTATCATCCCGATCTGGTATCCGTCCAACACGCCGCGAACGGTCATTTCGCCCACGATGGAACCGGGCCAGTGTTGGGCGTTCCAGGGCTTCCCGGGGTATCTGG TCATACAATTAAATACCGAGATTCTCGTGACTGGCTTCACGCTGGAGCACATTTCCAAACTGCTTGTATCGAACGGATCAATTAGCTCAGCCCCGAAGCACTTCACTGTCTGG GGCCTGGTAGCACTGAACGATCCCGAACCTGTCCTGCTAGGCAGCTACGAGTATCTGGACCAGCTGGGCAGTAGCGTGCAGTACTTCCCGGTGCAGAACAGGGACTGGCAGCGTCCGCTACAGATTGTGGAGCTGCGCATCGAATCGAACCACGGCAACATTCACTACACCTGCCTCTACCGGTTCCGAGTGCACGGCGACAAGCCGTAG